In Candidatus Binatia bacterium, the genomic stretch TGTCCACCGTCGCCCACACGACCACGAAGCCGTCGGATTTTTCGGCCGCCATGAGACCGCTGGTGACGAAAATCTTGGTGCCGTTCAGCACCCAATAATCGCCGTCGCGCACCGCGGTCGAGGTGATGGCGGCGGAGTCGGAACCACAGCCCGGCTCAGTGATCGCCATGGCGGCCCACTTCGGTTCGCCATCCTTGAAGCGCTCGAGGAAGCGCTCGCGCTGCTCCGGGGTGCCGGCGGCGGCCACCGCGGCGCCGCCCAGTCCCGGGTTAGGGATGGACAAGTACAGCCCGGCATCGCCCCACGACAGCTCTTCGATGGTCACGGCCGACGTCATGTGCCGGATCGACGGGCCGGCCTTTTTCTCTCTACCGCCGCCGAAAGTGACCGCGCTCTGCGAGCGGGACGCGTTCCACATCATATTGAGGAAGTCCCACGGTTTCTCGTGCTCGCGTTCGTCGTACTCGCGCGAGATCGGTCGCATGGCTTGCTCCGCAACCATGTGGATCATCTGCCTCGTGTTTTCAAT encodes the following:
- a CDS encoding acyl-CoA dehydrogenase family protein gives rise to the protein MIDFEISPEIENTRQMIHMVAEQAMRPISREYDEREHEKPWDFLNMMWNASRSQSAVTFGGGREKKAGPSIRHMTSAVTIEELSWGDAGLYLSIPNPGLGGAAVAAAGTPEQRERFLERFKDGEPKWAAMAITEPGCGSDSAAITSTAVRDGDYWVLNGTKIFVTSGLMAAEKSDGFVVVWATVD